In the genome of Carnobacterium viridans, one region contains:
- a CDS encoding cupin domain-containing protein, with product MVETIYTEENKPFPNNPLPVLYYPKAVAHLLNEFDPAQNVQDLFEKNGYTNGWVNGIFSYHHFHSNTHEVLACIAGEATVQLGGPDAQCYSFSKGDVLFLPAGVAHKRIDASYDFKIVGAYPDGLEPGMQKDKAEDYEAIKQAVAGVGQPENDPVEGKNGAVLKYWT from the coding sequence ATGGTAGAGACTATTTATACCGAAGAAAACAAACCATTTCCTAACAATCCATTGCCTGTTCTCTACTATCCAAAAGCAGTAGCTCATTTATTGAACGAATTTGATCCAGCACAGAATGTGCAGGATCTATTTGAAAAAAACGGGTATACCAATGGATGGGTAAACGGTATTTTTTCTTATCATCATTTTCATTCTAATACTCATGAAGTATTGGCTTGTATTGCTGGTGAAGCAACTGTGCAACTTGGAGGTCCTGATGCTCAGTGCTATTCTTTTTCTAAAGGGGATGTTTTATTTCTTCCTGCAGGTGTAGCCCATAAAAGAATTGATGCAAGTTATGATTTTAAAATAGTGGGTGCTTATCCTGATGGACTAGAACCAGGTATGCAAAAAGATAAAGCAGAGGATTACGAGGCAATCAAACAAGCAGTTGCAGGTGTTGGTCAACCAGAAAATGATCCGGTTGAAGGAAAAAATGGAGCAGTACTAAAGTATTGGACCTAG
- a CDS encoding aldo/keto reductase, whose translation MTKIEKFELNDGTSLPAIGFGTVNIQGDTGVNSVLTAIDAGYRLIDTSTNYMNEGMVGEAIRRSSVPREELMINSKLPGKAHEYDKAIKMIQESLYRIGIDYFDKYLIHWPLPKQDKYEEAWQALVDAQKFGLIKTIGVSNFLQEHLERIIEKTGVTPATNQIERHPYFNNNALVEANKKLGILTEAWSPFGREINDVLENETIVKLAEKYRKEPAQIIIRWNLQNGVMPIVKASSFSHQKANLDVFDFELSKEDIQEIDALDKGEEGRVEAQHPNEYEEFD comes from the coding sequence ATGACAAAAATTGAGAAATTCGAATTAAATGATGGAACGAGTTTGCCGGCTATTGGATTTGGGACGGTAAATATCCAAGGAGATACAGGTGTAAATAGTGTTCTCACAGCAATTGATGCGGGCTATCGACTTATCGATACTTCAACCAACTATATGAATGAAGGGATGGTAGGGGAAGCAATTCGACGTTCATCTGTTCCACGTGAAGAGTTGATGATCAATTCAAAACTACCAGGAAAAGCGCATGAATACGATAAGGCCATCAAGATGATTCAGGAATCTTTGTATCGTATTGGTATTGATTACTTTGATAAATACTTGATTCACTGGCCACTGCCTAAACAAGATAAATATGAAGAAGCATGGCAAGCACTAGTTGATGCACAAAAATTTGGATTGATAAAAACGATTGGTGTATCGAATTTCTTGCAAGAACACCTTGAACGTATCATTGAAAAGACGGGCGTTACTCCTGCAACCAATCAAATTGAGCGCCACCCATACTTTAATAACAATGCATTAGTGGAAGCCAACAAAAAATTAGGCATCTTAACGGAAGCTTGGAGTCCATTCGGTCGTGAGATCAATGATGTGTTAGAAAATGAAACGATTGTTAAGTTAGCCGAAAAATATAGAAAAGAACCTGCACAAATCATCATCCGTTGGAACTTACAAAATGGCGTCATGCCAATTGTAAAAGCTTCTTCTTTTAGTCATCAAAAAGCTAATTTAGATGTGTTTGATTTTGAATTATCAAAAGAAGATATTCAAGAAATCGATGCATTAGATAAAGGTGAAGAGGGCAGAGTAGAAGCGCAACATCCAAATGAATACGAAGAGTTTGATTAA
- a CDS encoding DEAD/DEAH box helicase — protein sequence MQAFDSLKRDIQHYIYDKGWSKLTRIQNASIKQIANTDHNLILSAPTASGKTEAAFIPAVNGVEDWNTGLKIVYISPLKALINDQFQRISELCLYLDVPITRWHGEASQSEKRKIIKDPKGILLITPESIEGMLVNRSEEAQQLFQGVEWIIIDELHSFLGTERGIHLQSLIQRISLFMQNPRFIAMSATLSKIDFSYAKNFFGSNRHTDILVDSDKNDLLVTIDYTSGEAGPFISRKSLAAIYQYSQKETMLVFPNSRNKVEEITHKLEKMATKENLPIRYFAHHSSVDKVLREEVEFFAKNNEQDLFTITCTSTLELGIDIGTVDSVVQYSSPPSTSSLSQRLGRSGRRTHQSILHIVEDDPWDMLQTYSALDLLERKEMDATEMIVMPYNALAHQIMATLFQKTSVPLEQLRQMNKFFPVWAEISDADLATLIDYMVEKEFIEIMGEEAIVGLEGEQMLRFREFYAMFLTTSDFSVHYQHERIGSLPFTPDIQIESKILLAGRVWNVKDIDIKAKRIMVDKTTEGKAPKFISDAGFVSNEVRENMEMLLKNETYLNLNNEKINQDFEFMKSELFHDNGNYWYEDNQANIGIVTFKGTRFNIALLLLIKSIADEGEKYQLQDKHSLITGPNLKIIMERLNKNEGSLDTVAAYLEKNEKVIEELTINQKFMQLVPKTLKIKWILKNFFSTEA from the coding sequence ATGCAAGCTTTTGATAGTTTGAAAAGAGATATCCAACATTATATATACGATAAAGGCTGGTCAAAATTAACTAGAATACAAAATGCTTCTATCAAACAAATCGCTAATACGGATCATAATCTCATTTTGTCTGCGCCGACTGCTTCCGGGAAAACAGAAGCAGCTTTTATTCCAGCAGTAAATGGTGTGGAAGATTGGAATACTGGACTTAAAATAGTGTATATTTCACCATTAAAAGCTTTAATAAATGACCAATTCCAACGCATTAGCGAATTATGTCTGTATTTGGATGTTCCAATTACCAGATGGCATGGCGAAGCATCCCAATCAGAAAAAAGAAAGATTATAAAAGACCCAAAAGGTATTTTACTGATTACACCCGAATCCATTGAAGGCATGCTAGTGAATCGTTCTGAAGAAGCACAACAACTATTTCAAGGAGTAGAATGGATCATCATTGACGAACTGCATAGTTTTTTAGGGACAGAACGTGGAATTCATCTTCAATCCCTGATACAGAGGATCAGTCTATTCATGCAGAATCCACGATTCATTGCAATGAGCGCAACCTTAAGCAAGATTGATTTTAGTTATGCAAAAAATTTCTTTGGAAGCAATCGCCACACAGATATTCTCGTAGATTCTGATAAAAATGATCTACTCGTTACAATAGACTATACAAGTGGCGAAGCAGGTCCATTTATTTCAAGAAAATCTTTAGCCGCTATCTATCAGTATTCCCAAAAAGAAACGATGTTGGTTTTTCCAAATTCGCGGAATAAAGTAGAAGAAATCACTCATAAATTGGAAAAAATGGCTACGAAAGAGAATCTTCCAATTCGTTACTTTGCCCATCACTCATCAGTGGATAAAGTCTTGCGTGAAGAAGTAGAATTTTTTGCGAAAAACAACGAGCAGGATTTGTTTACGATTACTTGTACTTCGACGTTAGAATTGGGAATAGACATTGGAACAGTCGATAGCGTGGTACAGTATAGCTCACCTCCATCCACATCTTCTCTTAGCCAACGTTTAGGGAGAAGTGGCCGTAGAACGCACCAAAGCATCTTACATATTGTGGAAGATGATCCTTGGGACATGCTGCAAACTTATTCGGCTTTGGATTTATTGGAAAGAAAAGAAATGGACGCTACGGAAATGATTGTGATGCCGTACAATGCATTGGCGCATCAGATTATGGCCACACTTTTCCAAAAAACAAGTGTACCACTAGAGCAATTAAGACAAATGAATAAATTTTTCCCGGTATGGGCAGAGATTTCAGATGCCGATTTGGCTACCCTAATTGATTATATGGTAGAAAAAGAGTTCATTGAAATCATGGGTGAAGAAGCAATTGTGGGTTTAGAAGGGGAACAGATGTTACGCTTCAGAGAGTTCTACGCCATGTTTTTGACAACCAGTGACTTTTCCGTTCATTACCAGCATGAGCGAATCGGTAGCTTGCCATTTACACCGGATATCCAAATCGAAAGTAAAATTTTATTGGCAGGTAGAGTTTGGAATGTAAAAGATATAGACATTAAAGCAAAACGTATTATGGTCGATAAGACGACAGAAGGAAAGGCTCCTAAATTTATCAGTGATGCAGGATTCGTTTCTAATGAAGTGCGGGAAAACATGGAGATGCTGTTAAAAAATGAGACCTATTTAAACTTGAACAACGAGAAAATCAATCAAGATTTTGAGTTTATGAAAAGTGAACTGTTCCATGATAACGGCAACTATTGGTATGAGGATAACCAAGCAAACATTGGAATCGTGACTTTTAAAGGGACCCGATTCAATATCGCCTTGTTGCTGCTTATCAAGAGTATTGCGGATGAAGGAGAAAAATACCAATTACAGGACAAGCATTCTTTGATCACCGGTCCAAATTTGAAAATAATCATGGAACGGTTGAACAAGAATGAAGGCTCTTTGGATACGGTCGCAGCTTATTTAGAGAAAAACGAAAAGGTTATCGAAGAATTAACGATTAATCAAAAATTTATGCAATTAGTACCTAAAACATTGAAAATAAAGTGGATTTTGAAGAACTTTTTTTCTACTGAAGCATAA